The following nucleotide sequence is from Crocosphaera sp. UHCC 0190.
AATAGAATAAAAAATAGCATTTTTGATCACAATATTTGCCTCATATTTGGCAAGATTGGATAAGGAATAGCCTCCTATTATACTGCCACAGGCATAGATTTTTGGGTTAGTTGTTTGTAATTTATCATTGACAATAATTTGCTGGGGTTGTACTTCAACCTTTACCCCTTCTAAATTTAATCCTTTAATATTAGGTGTTGGTTTGGTTATGAGAATAATTTCATCAGTTTCTAGGGCTTCATTTCCTGCTTGAATCCATTTTTTATCTTCAATTTTTCTGACTTGAGTAATGGGACAATTAACCAATAATTTTATGCCTTCTGCTTCTAATTGTGCTTGAATAAGCTGTACTGCTTCAGCATCTTCTTGGGGTAAAATATTGCTATCTTCAACGACTAAAGTAACTTTTTTCCCTAGATGATTTAAACTTTGTGCAAGTTCAATGCCTATCGGAGTTTGTGATAAAATAATTAGATCATAAGGAAGATTTTCTAAGTCTAATGTTTCAAGCGTTAAATATCCTAACTCTGATAATCCTTCAATCTTAGGAATACTAGAAATAGAACCCATGGCTAATAAATAATTACGTGATCGCAAGGTTCTATTTTTAATTACAAACCCCAATGCTGGAAGACGACAAAATTCTCCTGACTCCCCAATAATATCTATTCCTAAATCCGCTAAAATAGCAGGAGAATAGTATTCTTTGATGTCTTGTTTTACTTGGGTTATCCAAGTTTGAATTTGAGAAGAATTTAAGTGGGTAACAAAATCATAATTTAGTTCCCATTGTGTTAAATTTTGCCCCTTTTTATCAAGATAGGTTAAGCAATTAAAGGTAGAACGATCAATTTCTGTATAAGTATTAGTTTCTGTTTCCCCTAATACTAAAGCAACTCGCGCCCTTAGTTTAGCTGCTTTTACTGCTGCATAAGACGCTTCTAAGCTGTTGCCAATAATTACGAGATCATAATCTAAACTCATTTAATAAATTTCCTAATTATCAGTCTCCTCATCATTAATCATGTTTGTCTCTAATTCCTTCAATTTTTGCCAACGAATTTCTAACGCTTCCTTTTCCTCTTTTAAATTTACTTCTAATTCTTGAATATGTTCTTTTTGGGTTTCTAATTCTAATTGACGACGGGTTAAATCTAAACTTTTAGCGGTGATTTCCTGTCGCCATTGTTCAACTTTTTCCTGCTCTTTTTCCACCCATTCAGAGTTCATCACCTCATTGGTTAAATAGGTTTCAACCAAGCGAATCACCCAATTTTGTGCCGTTTCAACCTTAACAACTTGTTGATTATCCCCTAACTCAACCAACACTAACGCCCCATCCCCAAAGGATAGGGATAGATTGCAGAGAATTACCTCTGAGTCAATCACATCCCAGAGGTATTCAGACTGTTGGCGTGCAAGCAACTGAAGTGCCATCTCGCCTGAAGTCGGATTCTGTTTCACTTGGGCCAGGTGCAGCATAGTGGGTTAGGGTTTCAGGGGTGGCTTTTCTTACTATTCCAGACGTTGGAGACGTTCTCGTAAGATTTCAGCTTGTTTTTCAGCTTCAGCAAGAGCATCTCTTGCCCCTTGAACAACCTCTTGAGGGGCTTTATTAACAAAACCAGGGTTGTTTAGGCGACCGGTGAGAGCTTTGGCTTCAGCTTCAATTTTACTTAAACTCTTCTCTAATTTGGCACGAAGACTGGCAATGTCAACGACACCCGACAGATGAATTAACGCCTGTATGGTTCCGACGACTCCCGCAATCACTTGTTCCGTCTCTTGTGTTAATTGGGGTGTAATGGTTAATTTTTCCACTTTCCCAATGTCTTTAATGTAAGTTCGACCCGATTCTAGAATAGACCTTTCTTGCTCACTTTCACTCTGTAATATTACGGAAACCTTGACTCCCGGTTTGATATCCGCTTCGGCCCGCAGGTTACGCAGGGTGCGAATGGTTTCAAATAACAGGGTAAATGATTCCTCTAAATCTGGGTTAATCAGGGTTTCATCTACTACTGGATAGGGTTCTAAGGCAATGAACCGAACGTTCGTTTGGGTCAAGGTTTGCCAAATTTCTTCGGTAATATGAGGCATGAAGGGATGGAGTAACTTCAGCGTACCATCTAACACTAATGCCAAGGTTTGTTGAGCAACTTTACGGGAGGGGATATCTTGCCATAAACGGGTTTTTACCAGTTCAATATACCAGTCGCACAAATCACCCCAGATGAACTCATAAAGCCCTTTAGCCGCTTCTCCTAAGCCATAAGCTTCAATGTAATCCCTGGTTTGTTTTACTACTTGATAATAACGGGAAAGTAGCCAGCGATCGCATAATTCTAATTTATCTATATCAGGAGTTCCCAAACTTTGGGGGGTTTCTCCCTTCAAGTTCATCATCACAAATCGGGCCGCATTCCAGAGTTTATTGGCGAAGTTTCGGGAGGCTTCGACGGATTCTGATTCATCAGTTTTGCGGTCATATTGTAGGCTAATATCTTGACCCGCCCCGGCTACTTCTTTAATTAAAGTATAACGTAAGGCATCTGTCCCGTATTTTGCCACTAAGATCAAAGGGTCAATCCCGTTATTGGAGGATTTAGACATTTTTTTGCCGTTTTCATCCCGTACCAAGCCATGAATATAAACATCTTGGAAGGGCATTTGATCGGTAAAATATCCGGCCATCATGGTCATTCTGGCTACCCAAAAGAAGATAATATCAAATCCGGTGACTAAGGTACTGGTAGGATAATAAGTTTTAAAATCTTCTGTATTTTCGGGCCATCCTAAAGTGGAAAAAGGCCATAAACCGGAAGAAAACCAAGTATCTAAGACATCGGGATCTTGTTCTAATTTAACATTTTTTCCGTATTCTTTTTGTGCCTTTTCTAAAGCTTCTGCTTCATTATCTGCCACAATAAAAGGAGTATGATCGGTAATTGCGTTATTAGTTTCACTGATAACATACCAAGCAGGAATTTGATGACCCCACCATAATTGACGAGAAATACACCAATCTTTTAATTTAATTAACCAATCTCGATAAACTTTTGTCCACCTTTCCGGTACAAATCGAGGGGAATTTTGTTCATCTAAAAACTTTAAGGCTTTTTGAGATAAAGGATCAATTTTGACAAACCATTGCGTTGATAATAATGGTTCAACTGGAACCTTTCCCCTATCACTATAAGGCACTGCATGACGATATTCTTCAATTTTAATTAAAAAGCCATCTTCTTCTAACTTTTTAACCACATTTTTTCTAGCTACATAGCGGTCTTGTCCGGCAAAAATCCCCGCATTTTCATTTAAAGTGCCGTCCTTATTCATAATATTAATAAACGGCAAATTATGACGGTTTCCCATCTCAAAATCATTGGGGTCATGGGCCGGTGTAACTTTCACACATCCGGTTCCAAATTCCGGGTCAACCAATTCATCCCCAAAGATGGGAATTTCTCGCCCCACAATGGGCAAAGTTACAGTTTTACCAATCAATTTTTGATAACGTTTATCTTTAGGATTAACTGCGACTCCGGTGTCTCCTAACATGGTTTCCGGTCGAGTTGTTGCTACTTCTA
It contains:
- a CDS encoding NAD(P)/FAD-dependent oxidoreductase, whose protein sequence is MSLDYDLVIIGNSLEASYAAVKAAKLRARVALVLGETETNTYTEIDRSTFNCLTYLDKKGQNLTQWELNYDFVTHLNSSQIQTWITQVKQDIKEYYSPAILADLGIDIIGESGEFCRLPALGFVIKNRTLRSRNYLLAMGSISSIPKIEGLSELGYLTLETLDLENLPYDLIILSQTPIGIELAQSLNHLGKKVTLVVEDSNILPQEDAEAVQLIQAQLEAEGIKLLVNCPITQVRKIEDKKWIQAGNEALETDEIILITKPTPNIKGLNLEGVKVEVQPQQIIVNDKLQTTNPKIYACGSIIGGYSLSNLAKYEANIVIKNAIFYSIFQVNYHPLPFHIFTHPILSRVGLTETQARQSYGDDIIIIKQNYKTLAKAQILDETTGFCKIITRRNGIILGGHIIGNNSDELINFIALSIKNNIKIQQFSQLFPSYYTISEILFQISENWQYQKLQENKFLNNWLETLLFWRRRWKL
- a CDS encoding valine--tRNA ligase: MTATIPELPTQYDPKTTEAKWQEAWETHQVFKADNTQKGKTFCIVIPPPNVTGSLHMGHAFEDCLMDVLVRYHRMNGYNTLCLPGTDHASIAVHTILDRQLKAEGKTRYDIGREKFLEKAWQWKEESGGTIVNQLKRMGLSADWSRERFTLDEGLSKAVRTAFVKLYEAGLIYRGNYLVNWCPASLSAVSDLEVESKEVDGHLWHFRYPLTDGSGFVEVATTRPETMLGDTGVAVNPKDKRYQKLIGKTVTLPIVGREIPIFGDELVDPEFGTGCVKVTPAHDPNDFEMGNRHNLPFINIMNKDGTLNENAGIFAGQDRYVARKNVVKKLEEDGFLIKIEEYRHAVPYSDRGKVPVEPLLSTQWFVKIDPLSQKALKFLDEQNSPRFVPERWTKVYRDWLIKLKDWCISRQLWWGHQIPAWYVISETNNAITDHTPFIVADNEAEALEKAQKEYGKNVKLEQDPDVLDTWFSSGLWPFSTLGWPENTEDFKTYYPTSTLVTGFDIIFFWVARMTMMAGYFTDQMPFQDVYIHGLVRDENGKKMSKSSNNGIDPLILVAKYGTDALRYTLIKEVAGAGQDISLQYDRKTDESESVEASRNFANKLWNAARFVMMNLKGETPQSLGTPDIDKLELCDRWLLSRYYQVVKQTRDYIEAYGLGEAAKGLYEFIWGDLCDWYIELVKTRLWQDIPSRKVAQQTLALVLDGTLKLLHPFMPHITEEIWQTLTQTNVRFIALEPYPVVDETLINPDLEESFTLLFETIRTLRNLRAEADIKPGVKVSVILQSESEQERSILESGRTYIKDIGKVEKLTITPQLTQETEQVIAGVVGTIQALIHLSGVVDIASLRAKLEKSLSKIEAEAKALTGRLNNPGFVNKAPQEVVQGARDALAEAEKQAEILRERLQRLE